Below is a genomic region from Castanea sativa cultivar Marrone di Chiusa Pesio chromosome 2, ASM4071231v1.
AAAGCTTGACTATTGCAAGGATACTTTTAATTTCACATTGAATCGACCATGTAGGGCTAATATATTGGGTTCTTGCAATGGTTTGCTACTTATTAAAGTAAAAGACAGGAAGCATTACTATAATAATGACGATTACTTTCTCTGGAATCCATCTATCAATTAGTACATGAAGATTTGCGGTTTGGAATTAAATCAACATTCTGGTGAAGAGTATGTTCTCTCTGGACTTGGCTACAGATCCACCACTGATAACTACAAGTCAGTAGTTATATCTAAATCTGCTAGTCCACCAGGTTCACCAATAAGTGGTTTTAATTATGAATCTACTAATTTCTCAGTCTGTAATTTCAATCGCAATTCATGGAGACATATGCGTAGAGAATTCCcatatacatttttatatagcAGTATAGGGGTCACAGTGAATGGAGCTCCACATTGGGTTGTATGGTCTGTCCTGCATAATTCATTGGCCTATGTAATCGTTTACTTTGATTTGGGGAAAGAAGAGTTTAGGGAGGTTCCATTGCCAGATTGGTTACCCAAGGCCGAGTATGCTAAAATTGCGTTGGGGTTGGGGATTTTGGATGGCTGccttttgttgtgaaattttaaagtatCCACAAGTGTACGTATCAAAGTATAGTTTGACAGGAATGAGGTTGAACtcacagggacttgaatgaaaaTAGGAAAATTACTCAAAtcttaaattggtttttttttttttgtaaaaaaaaaatttgaatatactaagcaaataattaaactaagtagtaaagagatgtaaacaatcttgagaaagaaattaaggttttggaatctgTCTTGTTAATTCAtattagcatatatttatgatcattaatttttcacaaccactacatgataatctagaaatcaatcttgctatcatagaaaatattctcattaaaatccttattttaaaaatcttaagcatgttcttcttcgcttcttaagtataaaaatcAAACCATCGTTTGTATCCGTtgacaaacaaatcacaagagatatccaattttataatcaagaaataataaacctcaattaattaagataaatcttaaatcatgagaaaaacatgattgaactcatatctagaatctcatcttagtcaattgatatgaaacaagaacaatttaaatcattaaagaacaactattgtgaaaaatatcaaatcacataaacaatactgataatccttaacaatgtttcatcctcaaccttaattataaatttagctactcataataactgaaataaaatataagaataaaatactaaacattaaaatagacaattaaaatagagaaagaaatagtcaCAATGCTATCATGGAGAAAAGCTATAGAGAAGCCACATATGGTGTATTGCCTcttgctttaattttttgttttgcattctAGCCCTAGCACTAGCTTTCGCCTCctctgaattttgccctaaaaagcctttaaataggtaaaggaatcctattacaagttgaattctcgtttggagaaaatcccaaatttttaggcttcacttaatagatgattttggcccattttatgtcagaattcggacttttggtgaactacaaagttgtattcctttaagttaacttttcagcccaacttgaatcatcttgaTTGGATGTCTGAGTCGAAAGTTATacaaaaaatactaactgatgcgCAAGCTGGAATCATAATctgaattggacttggatttggtgcaaatttcatttgattccttgctccaattggacttaaaattaattgggttggtcttctttaacttcatcatggccttgtaaaattaaagtctattagttttcttctttgcacaaatctaCTTATTTAATTCCGTTCTCCTACAAAATTATATTCAtgcaatataatttaattaagcacaaaattgattatttagcattattccaaaaccaaatttaaaatgcatgaattaactcaaaataagtatgataatgttttctaacaatgataaaaatatgcaaaagtaagctattatcaatgcacatcaccTTTACATAACTCATAAGTGCAATAGAAGGAGATTTGAGACATGGGCAATGAGAGAATATGGGGTGAAGGAATCTTGGTCTAAATTATTCATCATCTCAGAATCATGTGTATCCTTGACTCCAATTTGTTTCACAAGGAATGGTGATGTTATGATGGAGGTAGATGGAGGGAAGTTAGTCATCTTTAATCTTAAAGAAAATACTCTGAGAATCATTCATTGTATGATCACAAGGATAAGGGTTTGAATGTGGTTGCATATGTGGAGagtttaatttttccaaaagcACATGGTGGGTGATAAGGAATTGTTAAATGACACCATGAAGCTGAAGGGTTCATCCCAAAGCTGACAGGTCTATCCCAAAACTGACGGGCGTGACTTGAGATCCTTGGTACCTTTATGTGACGACCATAAGACATAAACAGAATGACAAGTTGATGAATTGAAGCTGACGGGGGCAAGACAAACACTTGACGGGTCCAGTATATACTTTACTTGAGCTCCAAGCATGAATATATAAGGAAATATTTTGTGCCCCATGATAAATCCTAACCAAAAAGACTCCTACAAGGAAAGGATTCCGCAAGATACGCAAATTAAAGAAGATCTCTCCTACAAGGAAAGACTTTTTGGGCCAAGAAATGAAGGCCAACCCTatgctactataaaaaccctaATACCCTTACAAGCCACAGTATGCTTAATTTACCCTAGCTCTGACACTTTAGAGTAGTGAAtaagagatttctctaacttgatcgtcggagggtctttggccggtaccacaccggtactcttcgtaggtttttcttcttctctttgcgTTGCACAGGTCTCGCTTGGAGTGCGTAAGGACCGTGTGGTTCACTGACGATTTTTAGCATCATCAATTAGGGCCGTCTGTGGGAACTTAGCGACTTGTAAAGCCATAATATCGCTTTCtggacaaagagttgcatggtttTATTTGCTCAATGACGACCACCAACAACGCTTAAGGAAAAGAGCCACGCACAACCGCACTCGAGAAGTAGGTCCAAACTCTAGCCGCCACTGTGGAGCGCCTCAACAAATAGAACCATGATTTGGAGGAGCAGCTACGCCAAAAGAACGCGGGCGCTAACACTCAAGAGGAAGACCTAGAAGGCACCAGCACTGAGAGAAGGAACCAAGAAGGGCCGGAGGGTAGCAATGCACCAAGCAGACCGAAACGATGTGACACGAGCCGGCCATTCATCACTGACACGGTTCGATCTCACATAGTCGccgagatgcagatgatgaaggaacggATGGACCTTATGATGAACACCCTTAGAGGACGGGTGTCTAGCGACCTCGATGACTTGGTCCATCGAACTGATTCGCCATTCACAGTGTCTATCACTTCATTCCCCTTTCCATTGAAGTTTCGTATGCCACAGGTGGAaaattacgacggatccaaggacccctTAGATCACTTGGAGTCCTTCAAGACCttgatgcaccttcaaggggtttcggatgagatcatgtgcagagcgtTCCCCACTACGCTGAAAGGACCCGCAATAATTTGGTTCAATAGGTTAACGCCTAACTCCATTAGTACCTTCAAGGAGTTAAGCGCCAGGTTTGCCTCTCACTTTATCGGGGGGCCCAAGTATAAGAAGTCCACAGCATGTCTGATGAACATTAAGCAATGGGAAGACGAGATGCTGAGGTCTTACATAGATCGTTTCACCAAAGAGGCCCTCTTAAGCGATGAAGCTGACGATAAGATACTCGTGGCTGCTTTCATGAATAAGCTACAAAAGGGTAAATTTCTGTTCTCCCTATACAAGAACGACCCAAAAACTATGTCAGATGTGTTGTATTGGACAATCAAGTACATGTATGCAGAAGACGCGTTGTTGGCTCGAGAAGAAAGGCCTAAGAAGAGGGAGAGACAGGAAGACGTACAGTAGGATAAGAGGGTGGAAGATGGCTAGGACAGAAGAATAACGGGATGACAGGTGTCCCAAGCCCCCCGTGGGAAAGTTCACAAGTTTTACCCCGCTGACTGCCCTGATCGACCAGGTCTCAATGTAGATCAAAGACATAAGAGCTCTGACATTTCctgcaagttgaagggagatcccaataAGAGGTCTAAAGATAAGTATTGCCGCTTCCACCGTGACCACGGTCATGACACGGCCGAATGCTATTATTTGAAGCAATAAATAGAAGCTCTTATAAGACAAGGAAAGTTGTAGAGGTTCATTAGCACAGAAAGAACGGGTCCGCCACAAGAGCAGATCCCCCGGCGAGAGAATGAGTGTCCTAGGCCGCCCATAAGAGATATAAGAATGATCGTAGGGGGCATTGCGGCCTTTGGTTCATCCAAAAAGGCCCGTAAGACTTGCCTAAGGATGGTTCAAAACGTCCAGCTAACAGGCCTCATACCCAAGATGGCACAGATTGATAATCCTGTCATCGAATTCTCAGAAGAAGAAGCACGATGTCTCTACCACCCGCACGATGATGTGCTCATCGTTAGCATCCGGGTAGGGGACTACAACATACACCGAGTCTTGGTTGACAATGGCGGCTCAGCCGACATCCTGTACTACCCGGCGTTCTAGCAGATGAGAATTGACAGAGAGCAAGTACTTTCGATGAATGCTCTGCTCGTTGGTTTTGGAGGAACAAGGGTATTCCCCCTTGGTGTCGTCACTTTGTCCGTAACGGTAGGCAACTACCCCCAGCAGATCACTAAGAATGTAACGTTCCTTGTGGTTGATTTCTCGTCCGCTCACAATGCCATCATATGACGACCTACCCTCAATTCGTGGAAGGCTATAACCTTGACCTACCATTTAATGATCAAATTCCCTACTGATTATAGAGTAGGAGAATTGTAAGGAGATCAGGTGCCAGCACGCGAATGCTATATAGCTATGATGGAAATGGGCGACCATCTTTAGGCCATGAATATAGAAGAACATCAGGCGGTGGTGGAGCCCATTGAAAGACTTGAGGAGATACGACTTAACGATTCTAGACCCGACCGAATGACTAGGATTGGCACCTTTGCCAGTCTACCTATTCGCCAAGCACTCACAACTTTTCTCTAGGAGAATCAGGATGTCTTAGCCTGGAGTtatgaagacatgcctgggaTTGACCCCTCGGTCATAAAACACAGTTTGAATGTGTCGCCTACCTTTCCACCTGCCTAACAGAAGAAGAGATTATTCGCCCAAGAGCGGGACCGGGCtatagcagaagaagtccgcaaatTGCAAGACAAAAACTTCATCAAGGAAGTATATTACCCCGATTGACTAGCCAAcgtggtgatggtcaagaaagataacgggaagtggagaatgtgcgtagCTTTTACGGACctgaacaaagcatgccccaaagacAATTACCCGCTGCCGCAGATTGATGTTCTCGTAGACTCTATAGCTTGCTACCAGTTGCTAaacttcatggacgctttctctaGCTACAACCAGATCAAGCTAAATGaagctgatcaagagaagacttcgtttGTCATAAGCCAAAGGTGATTCTGCTACAAAGTGATGTAGTTTGGGCTTAAAAACGCGAGCGCAACGTATCaaaggctcatgaacaagatgtttacACATCAGATCAGAAGGAACGTCaaagtctatgttgatgacaCGCTGGTGAAAATTCAGAGAGAAAGTGATCATTTGAACGACCTTAGGGAAACATTCGACACCCTCTGCtcttacaacatgaagctcaatccgAGCAAGTATGCGTTCAGCATGACGGTCgaaaaattcttgggattcatggtatcATAGAGAGGTATCAAAGTCAACCTCGACAAGGTATGGGCCATTATGGAAATGACACCACCAAGGAACATGAAGGAAGTCTAGAGCCTCAACGGCAAAGTA
It encodes:
- the LOC142624893 gene encoding F-box protein CPR1-like, translated to MEVMVIGVLRRCERNREGVFRRDKVSQHFPQDLLLDIVLRLPVKSLLRFKSVRKSWRCMITSQEYVLSGLGYRSTTDNYKSVVISKSASPPGSPISGFNYESTNFSVCNFNRNSWRHMRREFPYTFLYSSIGVTVNGAPHWVVWSVLHNSLAYVIVYFDLGKEEFREVPLPDWLPKAEYAKIALGLGILDGCLLL
- the LOC142624894 gene encoding uncharacterized protein LOC142624894, which produces MQMMKERMDLMMNTLRGRVSSDLDDLVHRTDSPFTVSITSFPFPLKFRMPQVENYDGSKDPLDHLESFKTLMHLQGVSDEIMCRAFPTTLKGPAIIWFNRLTPNSISTFKELSARFASHFIGGPKYKKSTACLMNIKQWEDEMLRSYIDRFTKEALLSDEADDKILVAAFMNKLQKGKFLFSLYKNDPKTMSDVLYWTIKYMYAEDALLAREERPKKRERQEDVQ